From Halodesulfovibrio aestuarii DSM 17919 = ATCC 29578, one genomic window encodes:
- a CDS encoding amidohydrolase: protein MSQVLLSNALILSMNENREMFVNGDILITDDRITAIGAVAPHDLTPDVEMVDCTDSIIIPGLINTHVHLCQQLGRGLGDDVNLLTWLHERTWPYELAMTEEDVEISALACCAELIRSGVTCFAEPGGQHVDAMGRAVTKAGIRGILARSTMDCGEGIPEDRQETTDQALDIQLDLIKRWNGAENDRIRCWFGLRTIFNNSDELIVRTKALADKLHVGIHMHVAEIKEEVEFVRETRGATTVEHLAKLGALGPNLLAVHTVWLTEHEISLFAEYDVKVSHNPGAAMRVLGFAPVPEMLKQDICVTIATDGAPCNNRMDMLDELYLTALIHKGRTLDPTTVPAETILEMATVNGARALLWDDQIGSLSVGKKADLAIIKPSLMPGSVPVHDPVSSLVYSMHSTNVTHTMCDGQWLMKDKKIMTFDENSLLKEAQQHADAIRERAGIKLTPRFPVIHVR, encoded by the coding sequence ATGTCGCAAGTACTCTTGAGCAATGCGCTCATTCTTTCAATGAACGAAAATCGAGAAATGTTCGTCAACGGCGACATTCTTATTACTGACGACCGAATTACTGCTATCGGGGCAGTGGCTCCGCACGACCTTACACCGGACGTAGAAATGGTTGACTGCACGGATTCAATCATCATTCCCGGCCTGATCAATACGCACGTGCACCTATGCCAGCAACTGGGCCGAGGACTTGGCGATGACGTAAATCTGCTTACATGGCTGCACGAACGCACCTGGCCGTATGAGTTAGCGATGACAGAGGAGGATGTGGAGATTTCCGCACTTGCCTGCTGCGCAGAGCTTATCCGCTCCGGCGTTACCTGCTTCGCTGAACCGGGCGGTCAACACGTTGATGCTATGGGACGGGCCGTTACAAAGGCTGGTATTCGTGGCATCCTTGCCCGCTCCACTATGGATTGCGGAGAAGGAATCCCTGAAGACAGACAAGAAACTACAGATCAAGCCCTTGATATCCAGCTTGACCTTATCAAACGCTGGAACGGTGCCGAAAATGACCGTATCAGATGCTGGTTCGGACTGCGCACAATATTCAATAACTCAGATGAACTGATAGTACGTACCAAAGCACTCGCCGACAAACTCCATGTCGGCATTCACATGCATGTAGCAGAAATTAAGGAAGAAGTAGAATTTGTCCGCGAAACTCGTGGAGCCACAACGGTTGAGCATCTCGCAAAACTAGGGGCTCTCGGCCCTAACCTGCTGGCAGTACACACAGTATGGTTGACTGAACATGAAATCTCGCTTTTTGCTGAATACGATGTAAAAGTATCCCACAACCCGGGAGCAGCAATGCGTGTGTTAGGTTTTGCACCAGTGCCGGAGATGCTCAAGCAAGATATCTGCGTCACCATCGCAACGGACGGCGCCCCTTGCAACAACCGCATGGATATGCTGGACGAACTGTATTTGACCGCGCTTATACATAAAGGACGAACTCTCGATCCAACCACGGTTCCCGCAGAAACCATTCTTGAAATGGCAACGGTCAATGGAGCAAGAGCACTGCTATGGGATGATCAGATAGGCTCATTAAGCGTGGGGAAAAAAGCTGACCTAGCCATTATCAAGCCGTCGCTCATGCCCGGTTCTGTCCCCGTACACGACCCAGTATCCAGCCTTGTCTATTCAATGCATTCAACAAACGTGACCCACACCATGTGTGACGGCCAATGGTTAATGAAAGACAAAAAAATCATGACGTTTGACGAAAACTCACTCCTGAAAGAAGCGCAACAGCACGCAGACGCAATCCGAGAACGAGCTGGAATTAAGCTAACACCTCGTTTTCCTGTAATTCACGTCCGGTAA